One Gossypium hirsutum isolate 1008001.06 chromosome A08, Gossypium_hirsutum_v2.1, whole genome shotgun sequence genomic window, gATGCTTTAATATGATGTAGTACTAATTATATGGTGTAATACTAGTTATGCACTTGGAAAATATTGTAGTTATCATGTgatgtactactaattatgcacttggataatattattaatttgtagtattaattgtggtttgaaagttaatttattattatttaataattgttttttataacacaattagtAACCATCTATTCGCTttggttgtttttaattttttattattaatattttagcttaataattcagtactattatatatttaatttgatgtatttatttataaataaatattgcaatatataaaaaaataatgtaaaatataaatttaatagatataaaataaactcaactaagcaatgaaaaaataataaattctcaaatgtatgtttgttttatttaaaacagTTTTcctaaaatattttcaggaaatctgtcaaacaacaaaaaataatttatacagaTTCATCaaaacactagaaaatattaacttttccataaaagtaagtcattttccaaaaatcattttctaGAAACCATTTTCAGTCAAACAAACGGACCCttgaggtgatttgataaaaaaatacaagttcaaaggataaaaaagatgaaaaattaaatggaggactaaaataatttttttataaagttagaggGCCAAAATTTTAGTATACCATTTTTTATTCAAACTTCAACCAGAAAAGAGCCGGgtatattaaaatacaaataaagtTAAACCATATGgaaaaaatatgttaatctaaaaaaaTGCCGCCGCCATTTATGTAGAGTCGCACAAATTGATGCGATGTAGTTACTATTCACGATTTTGTTCATCCAAAAATCCTTTAAACTCACAAATACATTAGATCCATTAAATAGAGCCGAAGCTAGTGTTGCCAAATTTGACTTCAATACATGAAAAAGGCATTGATTTTTGAAACAATCAAACAAAGGATAAGGAATTTGATGATATAtcacaattttttcttttttcaatcgTCTCTTTTCGAACTTATCCACTCTCGATTCAATCAGTTTAATCGACcaatttaatccaattcaaaCAACATTAAATCCcttttaagttaatatatatatatatattctcttttAGAGTTAATTCTATCACTCATCTTTAAACTATAAATTAGATTCTAAATTGTTTATTGAATTTTAAAGAGAATTTTCAAAGTATTAGTATTATATCAATTTGGTCTGTAGATCAAATTGTTAACAAATTTGTCCCTACTAATGCATAGCTTTAAATCTAATGTGTTTTTATAAAACAGCCTTCTAAAATTTTATtgggttaaattctgctatttgTCCTTCTACTTTGTgaaagttatgaatttagtccttttactttaatttggtcattttgagtccctttacttttcaaatgttaaaatttcagtCATTATcaaatgataattattaaattgattaagttaaattttgctattcCCAAAATCTGATACGGAAAACATATTACCATATGTGTAATGTTGTGTCAACTTCTTATTTCCACATTTTACTCGCTAAAAATTTAGTTAATGGGCTAACATCTTTCATTTGCAttaagactgaaattttaaaatttaaatagtaacAAGGACTTAGAATAATTCAATTGGAGAATACGGACTAAATTCATAAATGTACGCATGGTACATGATTGGTAAATTGAATTTCAACAGAAGGATTTAATTGCTCTTGTTTGggtcaagattaaaattttaaaaagtacatAGGCTGAAGTTGACCAATTTAAAAGTACATGGACAAAAactgatcaaattaaaatataaagactaaaccTACAATTTTTGCAAAATACAAGTACTAATAGCAAATTTTAAGCATTTTATTGACATTGTTATTTTTTTACCCGGGTAATAAgtacacatatttatttaatcaaatctaATAAAATAACCTAATTGATACAAGTATCAACGCAATTAATCTCTTAGATATATGTAATatattgaatattatttttatattaaaatgaaaaaggtGGGATTGCAGGCCTCAATATGGTAGATGCAACGCAAAGCACCGATTAATTTATCATACCCTGCTCCAAAGATGTCCATGGCCGGGCCAAGTTGGGTTGAGGGTCGGTTCTCATTTTTAAATCAATTAGGTTtgtttaaaaagttattttattattaaaataataaaaaattataattttgtaattttaattgatattttataattaaacttaaattttaaaaataattttaattatttaaattaagtttgAATCCAATCCAACAGAATCAAAtacaaaaaaacattaaaaatcatttatttcatttattacgtCCTATGTATCACAATCTCTCCATTttcttactttattttttttatattaaaaatcatTTCTCACTTGTTTTATATTATCATTGAGTATTAGATTATGTAACTCAcaattagtaaaaaaaaagaaaatcatataaaattaagGTAAATTATTTAGTTAGTGATCTATTTTTtaggatattttaattttaattattcaaaaataattttttacaattttatcattcaatttttaggatattttcattttaatcaccaAGCATTAAATCTCTACTGATGGTTGGTTGTACACACCACATTATGTTTATAGTTTCATTCTGGCCACTCAACTTCTAAGTCATTTCCATTCTAGTCATccacaaaatatcattttttttaagtgTTGATGGAGgtaaaaaattaaagattaaagtaAAAAAGTAATAGAAACTAAAATAGTGCATTAAAAAAATTGTCACATTTTACTGGTTTAGCTATTActgaaaattctaaatttcttttttgtaCCCCTTGCCCGACTTAATCGCTGGGTCCTAGCTAGGATATCACATTCATTACCGGATGCAAATTTAATGGGATAAGgaatattaaatattttgaacTATTACTTGAAGATTCAATTATAGCTTGACTgattattattttgatgagacAAATTTCCAAATATTGATGGGGATAATAAATAATTGGATGAATTAATTATTTGGAACGAGAGTGTTCTATAAATTCTCGTACAAAGTAACGTAAACCAAGTATCAAGTATCAATTGAAAATGCTTTAATTTGAATTGATGTCTTAGTAGGCCAACTTGTTAGAGAAAATGAAAGTAAGTCATGCTTGAAGTATATTAGATTAATTGGTTTCAAAGATACAAATTCTTGTAAaagaaaaatagtaaataatcaAGTTGAGCATATAGTGGAGTAGAGTGTTCTTGGAAAGATCCAACACATAACTAATTATTAAACTCCAGGAGATATGGACGTATTTGAAGATGAAAATGACTAGATTTCAACAAGTTATGTTGCAATGAGAAAGAGATggaaccaaaatgaaaaaaatatagttgTCAACAACATTTTTGtttataatgttgctattgaaataaaagagagagagagagaaagagagaatcTTAAACATAAATTTGTTAagatagaaatacaaaagacCAACTAAACTGGAAAGGTGCAATTCAAGCATAATTAAATTCACTTGCTAAGTGTGAGATGATTTTTAGACCTAAAGGTGTCAAAGCTGTGGGACataaatgaatatttatgctaaaacaaaataagaaaattgaaatcGTAAGATATGAAACACTACTTGTAGATAAGGGTTTTTGCAAATACCCAGTATTGATGATGAAGTGACATACTCTTGAGTGGTTGATGCAATTaggtttagatatcttattagtttgGTAgtacacaaaaaaaattatatgtgtttgatgGATGTTGTTATTGCCTGTTTATATGGTTCACTTGatattgaaatttatatgaaaattccAAAAGTATTTAAGACCAAAAAAGGATACatgatttttcaagaaaattgctcaatcaatttttttttaaaaaaaagaaaacttatatAGATTCAAACAATATAGATGTATGTGGTTGTTGAGGGGGGTTGACTCATTCGGGAGAAGTCTTCGAAGTATTGCCTATCGGGCAACCAGCTGGACCCTCCAACAATTGAAGATATTGTCCTCGTGTTTGGGTTTTGTCCCTAGCCTCTGCGGAGAATTGTGTACGGTTCATAGAGGGAGTGCCTCAATTGGTAGTACCTACAAAACTCAAGAGAGGTGTTAGTATAGGGTGTGAATAATTATTGAGCAACCTGAGTGCGGGGTGACTTAAACAACCAACCTGAGGTTTATAAGGCCTTTACCTACAACCATGGTACCACTTTAGGTTGTTGAATAATTATTCACAGGTCCTATGCTAACACCCCTCCCGAGTATTTCATGTACCACCAACCGAGGTGTCCCCTCCATGAACTGTGCATGGCTCTCTACGGAGGTTGGGGACAAACCCCTGACATGAGGACAGTGCCTTCGGTTGTTGGGAATCTAGTCAGCTACCCAACGAACGAAATTTTGAGGACTCCTCTCGAAGGAGTCGACCCTCTCAATAGTGGTATAATTATCTTAAAGAGTATTTATTGAATGAAAGTTATAAAAAGTTATCAATTTGTCcatatgtttttataaaaagggactagatcaaaattcattataattGTTGTTTATATTGCTGATTTAAATGCAACCGAAACTCATATAGAAcattaaaatacaataaattatttaaatgaaaaatttgagaagaaaaatttttaaaaatcaaaactttgtcTTGACCTataaatcaaacatttaaaaGTTGGAATTCATATACATTAGTCATCTTATACataaaacattttaaagaaattttagaCGGACAAAGCACATTCATTAACTACTTCAATGATAGTAAATGGTGAAGAGTTCATTGATCGTGAAGTATCTTGTCCTTTCATCTTTGTGAAAATGATAGTAAGATCACATTCATTAATGTATCTTTCAACTAACAAATGACCTAATATAGCATTTGTTGAAGTTTTGTTAGTAAGGTTTAGCTCCTTTCTAACACGCAGACATTTGAATGAAATTAagcatatatttaaatatattagagGAACAATTGGTATGGTGTTATTTTACTTAAATGGCTCGTAATCTCAATTAGTTAGTTATATTGATGTTGGATTTTTATTAGATCCACATAAAAGATGACCTCAAacgaaatatttatttatgtgtgaAGATATCATagcattaaacaaaataaacattaaatgcGGTCTCTTCAAATCATGTAGATTAATTGCAAGTATGAGACTATTCGAGAGTGTATTTAGTTAAGGCTAATGACCCAACATATCTAAAAAATATGTAACTTACATCTATAGGAAAAGACATAAAttatcttatacgaagataataCAACAAATATAGCTCAATTTAAAGGAGGATACGTCAAAGGAGATTAAACAAATCATATTTGACAAGAATTATTTTTCACACATGATCttaagaaaatataaaacttCAACAAATTTATTTTACTGATAATTTAGTAAATCTATTAGCCAAGAAATTTTCAATTAcagatataaaaaattaaaatgcattAACTCAAAAATGTTGTTTCAAAGCATGTtgtactattttattttaattaatgttttatctCTTAAGATTGTTTTTTTACCCAGACAATTTAAAATGGGAAATTAtgtattcttttttctttcattaaatatttatttcacaatatttttattaataaaaatattaataatttttttaagacttCCCTGACCTCCTGTTCCATTTAGAAGATAGCACACCTCAAATTATGagaaagaaaagaatataaaGTACTCATTTATTTGTAGAATACAAAAAGTGTTGTTAATATGTTGTtttgtttgattattttataatatacattattttcattttaatttaataattagatttttttatatatttttattagttaagtTGATGTCACATTAATagaaatacataattaataattaaagtttttaaataagtgatttaatcctttttctttttactaattaatattttataacaccctttaaatttaatattttcattaacatatgacaaaaatcatataacatattcatcTAGTATCTAATGCATTCATAGTCCTATATAAAACAATCTTTTTTCCCAAaatctattatttaatttaatataatatataaacttatgttttgtttattttttgaaacaTTCATTAAAAGAAAGAGTGTAAAAAATTCGAAGTGACAAGAATactaaatatacaaaaataaaaaataaataaagggataACTACCAACGACGCTGGTTTTTAGACTCCTCGAAAaaagaaatatactatatatatatatatttttgtattttagttGGTTTTTTTCGTAACGCTTGTTTGGGATTTAAGGCCCTTCCCGGGGAATATTCTTCCTCCCCTTCTTGGACACTTTGAATTAAAGAAGATACGGGAGGGGATAGAGAGGGGAAGGAAGGAAGGAGAAGTAGTGTCCCAAAAGGCATTTTAAATCTCTCCCTATTTACAATTTTGTTGGTTTTTGTTTCTTTCGTTTCtctctgttttctttttcttcttcaaggGGGAAAGCTGAAGAAAACAGAGAAAGGAAGGGAATCTGAAACCAAAAGTGAGCAATGGAAGGGAGAGAAGAGATAAAGGGATCCAAACCCAGTTTTCCTTTGACCTTTTGGGAGGTCGCAGTGGCTTCAACGATGGTGATTGGGATCTTTTTGGGGCTTGTAGGCGTTTATTTAACCATGCCCGCTTCTGATTACAGCTTCCTCAAATTACCCAGGAACCTTGAAGATCTTCAGATCCTGAGGTGTGTCCTTTTGGATTCTGTCTCTAATTCGTTGTTTTGAGATTGCATGCAGTCTACCCAGTCAATTTTCATGTCCATATTATCTTTGATTCTTATATGTTATATTTCCTCTGTAATTTTAACAAGTTACGGGATCGGTCTTGCTTGAAGTCAGCGGAGCTTGTTTTTGCTCTTGTTATAATGAATTTGTGGCAATAATGAGCGGATTTATTTGGTGGAAATGAAAGATATTGTCATTTTGGACTAATTGTGTACTTTGTCTGCTTATCAATACAAATGAGATCATGTTTAAGAGTTGTTTAGAAAATGAGCCCCATTTTATTCTCCAAAAAAAGATAAACCCTGAGATCTAAAGAAGCTAGGAAGGTGAGGATTGATAAACTAATGACTGAATTATATATACAGAAGGGCATGGTTGAGACATTGAAAAAGGATTGTGCTTTGTTACATTGGCAAGAATTGttcaaaatataacatttattgtCAAGTCCTTAGTAACTAGGAATGACCTAGAATGGAAATATTTATTATAGTCTAAAAGAATCAGATTAGATGTTGCTTTGATTGCCCTTGAGATGCCTGTATACAGTATGGAGCTGTAATTGGTGATTCTGATCAAGTTAGATACAAATTTTGCGGGGACAACTTGTATGCCTCGTCTCCCCTTCTCTTTAGTTCTAGAAAAAGGTTTTAGATGTTCCTTTTAGCATATATTATATTTCCTGTTGGCGAAAAGTGCGTTTGTTTGAAGGAGACAGACAATGAACTAGCATGCAGTGATCCTTTATCAAATAAGTTTCCTTATCATTCTTTGACTTGATAATATCTGTGTTATATCTAATTCAAGCCTCCGAGGTGGCTTTTGCTTTCCTTTGCTTTATATTGATAGTTTTCTGTATGATTTATCATGCAGAGATAACCTTGAATCCTACACAAGTGACTACACCGTACAAGTGTTGGTGGGGTATTGTGCAGTCTATATTTTCATGCAAACTTTCATGATTCCAGGAACTGTTTTCATGTCATTGCTTGCTGGATCATTGTTTGGAGTCTTCAAAGGTGTAGTTCTTGTTGTGTCCACTGCCACTGCTGGTGCTTCTTCTTGCTACTTCCTGTCAAAATTGATTGGGCGGCCCCTCGTCTTTTCCCTTTGGCCTGACAAATTGAGCTTCTTCCAAGCCCAGGTGATTTTCAATTCCTTATGGAAAAACGTTGCTTTTGTTGAGCTAAAAAGTGGAATAAGTTATAACTTTATGCATGCAGGTGGCTCAAAGAAGGGAGAGACTGTTTAATTATATGCTTTTCCTAAGGCTTACTCCAACTTTGCCAAATACATTCATTAACGTTGCTTCACCTATTGTCGATGTGCCTTACCATATTTTCTTCATGGCAACTTTTATCGGACTCATCCCTGCTGCTTACATAACTGTCAGGGTATTAAGCTATCCTATTCTCTCTTAAGTTTGATACGAAAATGGAAACCTCTTAAATGGCACTCTTGATGCTTTAATAATGCCCTGCTTGTCTGTTTCTTGTACAGGCTGGAATAGCTCTCAGTGAGTTACAATCGCTAGGGGATCTTTACGACTTCAACTCAATTGCTACTCTTTTCCTCATAGGGGTTGTCTCCGTCACACCTACGCTCATGAGCAAGACGAAACAATAGCGTTCGATTGGCTGAACTTGGTTGTAAATGGATTTCAATTTCGTGATAGCCATTCGGGTCGCTACAACCTTCTGTAAAGGCAAGCATCAAATAAATGAACGTGCTGCTACTGTTTCTATGGTTAATGGAATGCAGGACTGCTCCTGCTGATATTGAAGATGATGATCTGGGATGGTGTTAAGTCTTGAAGTTGTTTGCCATGCTTTAACAAATCTCAGGTTAAGTCTTCATCGACAAGAATAGCCTTCAGACTCTGTATTATATTCGTTTTTATTAGTTCATTTTCTTATCTCATTATTAAGTTTGATTGCTCATTTCTAGCaaagaaatatgaaataaaatcatGGGATGAAAGTTAATTTATGGTAATGGCTAAGGTGAGTGTTGGAACGAATcagagtaaaaaaatattttgaattaatggagttggatgattattattttatcattttaactcgatttgaaatttaaatgaaattagagtcgaatcgaatgaaattgttcgaattaaattaaaaattaaatatgtcaaattaagATTTTGTTACAgtataattaatttcatgttatAGTATGTATATTTGTTTACTTGTTCAaagtaaaatgataaaaagaaaatattttagtatgataaatttgaaacattaattaacttatttaggtgtctaaaattattattctagaaacttttaaatattttaatattctttatatttttttaaaaaaaatataaaatttggaatttttaataaatattttgaattttaaaattttgaaaatttgaaaattattttgagttattttgtaaTTATTGAGAGAggtcaatttgctcattttcaaatttgataGGGATCAAAAGAGTATTTACActaatctgttattcgaattattcatattatcgagttattcaaattgtaaaatttaactcgatttgaactcgaaattcgaattacttattcgagttgattcaaataattcgaat contains:
- the LOC107920604 gene encoding uncharacterized membrane protein At4g09580; amino-acid sequence: MEGREEIKGSKPSFPLTFWEVAVASTMVIGIFLGLVGVYLTMPASDYSFLKLPRNLEDLQILRDNLESYTSDYTVQVLVGYCAVYIFMQTFMIPGTVFMSLLAGSLFGVFKGVVLVVSTATAGASSCYFLSKLIGRPLVFSLWPDKLSFFQAQVAQRRERLFNYMLFLRLTPTLPNTFINVASPIVDVPYHIFFMATFIGLIPAAYITVRAGIALSELQSLGDLYDFNSIATLFLIGVVSVTPTLMSKTKQ